A portion of the Sus scrofa isolate TJ Tabasco breed Duroc chromosome 5, Sscrofa11.1, whole genome shotgun sequence genome contains these proteins:
- the M6PR gene encoding cation-dependent mannose-6-phosphate receptor translates to MVPVDSSWRTGLPLLLLLAVAVRGSWQAEEKTCDLVGEKGKESEKELALLKRLKPLFNKSFESTVGQGSDTYMYMFRVCREAGNHSSGAGLVQINKSNGKETVVGRLNETHVFNGSNWIMLIYKGGDEYDNHCGKEQRRAVVMISCNRHTLADNFNPVSEERGKVQDCFYLFEMDSSLACSPEISHLSVGSILLVTFASLVAVYIIGGFLYQRLVVGAKGIEQFPHLAFWQDLGNLVADGCDFVCRSKPRNVPAAYRGVGDDQLGEESEERDDHLLPM, encoded by the exons ATGGTCCCCGTCGACAGCTCCTGGAGGACTGGTCTGcccctgctgctgctcctggccGTGGCAGTGAGAGGGTCCTGGcaggcagaagaaaaaacatgCGACCTGGTGGGAGAAAAGGGTAAAGAGTCCGAGAAAGAGTTGGCTCTACTGAAGAGGCTGAAACCACTGTTTAACAAAAG CTTTGAGAGCACCGTGGGCCAGGGCTCAGACACGTATATGTACATGTTCCGGGTGTGCCGAGAagctggcaaccacagctctgggGCAGGCCTGGTGCAGATCAACAAAAGTAATGGGAAGGAGACAGTAGTGGGGAGACTCAACGAGACTCACGTCTTCAATGGAA GTAATTGGATCATGCTCATCTATAAAGGGGGTGATGAATATGACAATCACTGTGGCAAGGAGCAGCGCCGGGCAGTGGTGATGATCTCCTGCAACCGACACACCCTAGCG GACAATTTCAACCCTGTGTCTGAGGAGCGAGGCAAAGTCCAAGACTGTTTCTACCTCTTTGAGATGGACAGCAGCCTGGCATGTTCCCCGGAGATCTCCCACCTCAGCGTGGGTTCTATCTTACTTGTTAC GTTTGCATCACTGGTCGCTGTCTATATCATCGGGGGGTTCCTGTACCAGCGACTGGTGGTGGGAGCCAAAGGAATAGAGCAGTTTCCCCACTTAGCCTTCTGGCAGGATCTTGGCAACCTGGTCGCA GATGGTTGTGACTTTGTGTGCCGATCTAAACCCCGAAATGTGCCTGCTGCATACCGTGGTGTGGGGGATGACCAGCTGGGGGAGGAGTCAGAAGAAAGGGATGACCATTTATTACCGATGTGA